The Candidatus Zixiibacteriota bacterium sequence TCTTCTCGATTTCCAACTCCAGTTTGTACAAATCGAATAACTGGGTTTCACCCTTATAGTATTCGACCCGGTTTTTCAGGTGAGGCATGACATGGCGAACATAAGCCATAATGGTCCGATATTCAGTCCGATTATCGACCAGAAGCCGTTCGACATCGGCCGTGAAAATGTCACGGATAATCGATGTCGTAATTTCCTCCTCCTTGTGGATCAGGGATGGTGAGGAGAGAGTCTCCCAGCGTTTTTTTAGCCGCACCCACAGTTTCTGGAGGCGTTTGATGTCCGATTTAAAATCCTTTTCCTCTTTTCCCTCGGCCTCGGTTCTGATAATCAAACCGAATCCTTCAGGACGCAGGGGGTAGACCGCCTTTTTCAGGCGGCGTTTTTCCGCCCAGCTGGAGATTTTTTTGGAAACCCGAACATGGTCATCATCCGGTACCAGCACCAGATAGCGGCCGGGTATAGATATTTCGGTGGTCACGCGGGGGCCTTTGGTCGAAATCGGCTCCTTGATGACATGGACGAGAATGTCCTGGCCTTCCTTAAGGACGGTTTCAATTCCGGCCCGGCGGCTTTTTCGAACTATTTCAGCCGGAGGTTCCTCATCGACATATTCCGAATCGAATCGGTGGCTGTCGGACGAGACCGCTCCGATATCGGAACCGTGGAGGAAGGCGGCTTTATCGAATCCGATGTCGATAAAAGCGGCCTGCATACCGGGAAGAACGGTTTTGATCTTGCCCTTGTAAATATTTCCGACCAGCCGTTCCGACTGGGGACGTTCGACATAGAGTTCCACCAGTTTGCCGTCCTCCATAATGGCGATTCGAGTCTCGTATTCCGAGCAGTTAATCAGTATTTCTTTTTTCATTGCGCTTGAGAATCCTTTTCTGGTCTCGCAGAGAGAATTTCATTTTCAGCGGGTTGATAACCCCGGAGAAACTGATTTCCATCAATTTTTGATTTGCCTTCGGGAACCAATTCGGTTATTTCGACAACCGAGCCGGCCGATGCCACCAGCAGGCGATTTTTATCCCGGATAATTTTCCCCGGTCTGGAGTGGGTGTCGAGCTTATGATCGCTTTCCCGGGCCCGAAGGATTTTAAGTTTTCGTCCGCGAAAATATGTGTAAGCACCCGGAATGGCGGACATGCCCCGGATGAAATTGACCACATTGCGGGCCGGGAATCCCCAGTCGATCAGGCAGTCGAAGGCGGATATTTTCGGCGCCGGCGTGGCCAGACGGTTATCCTGCTCAATTAAAGTGAAATTCCCCGATTCAATCAGATCGAGCGTTTTTTCGATTACCGGACCGCCCCGGTCGGCCATCCGGTCATAAAGCTCGGAGAAGGTTTCCTCGGGTCCAATATCAATTTTCTCCCGGAAAATGATGTTGCCGGTATCAATCTTTTTCCGGAGCATGAAGGTGGTCAATCCGGTTTCGGACTCACCATTGATAATGGCCCAGTTAATCGGAGCCGCCCCTCTGTATTTGGGAAGAAGCGAGCCATGAAGATTGATTGAACCTTTGGGGGGGATGGTATAGAGCTTTTCGGGCAGGATACGAAATGCCACCACCACATAGATATCGGCCGGAATTTTCCCGATTTCGTCAATTATGCTGTCGTCTTTCAAAGATAACGGAGTAAAAACCGGCAGGCCCAATTCGAGGGCGGTTTGTTTGACAGCCGTAGGCGATAATTTCCGTCCCCGTCCGGCCGGTTTGTCGGGTCCGGTTACCACCGCGAGGATTTGATGCCGGCTATTTTCATGTAAATAAACCAGCGAGCGCCGGGCAAACTCCGGCGTCCCCATAAAAACAAGCTTCATTTGGATTTCAGTCGTGGCAGTGACCGGAAATTATGATGCGGCGGCCATTTTTTTGAGTTTTTTCAATTTGCCCTGCACCAGGGTTCGGGCCAGGGTCGAAAAATACTCCACAAACAGAACGCCATTAAGATGGTCGTTTTCATGCTGGATTGCTCGAGCCAGCATGCCCGATGCCTCAAGGGTAAAGACCTTACCGTCAAGATCAGTTGCCCTGACTTTGACATATTCCGGTCGCGATATCCTCTGGAAAATCCCCGGAAATGACAGGCAACCCTCTTCCATTACGACCTCGCCCGAGGTTTCGATAATTTCGGGATTGATAAAAACTTTTACTGTTTCGGTAATGTCTATAGCCGATAGATCAACAATAAAGATTCTTAAAGAAACACCCACCTGAGGCGCCGCTAGGCCCAATCCGTGCTGATTTTTAAGGGAGTCGATCATATCGCTCACCAAATTTTTCACTTCCGGGCTTATTTCCCTTATTTCCCGGGCTTCTGTTTCAAGAACAGGATTGCCGTATACCACGATTGGTCTGACTGCCACGAAAACTCCTTTAATCCTGGTTCACTCGTCCCGCAATCGCGGACTTCAGGAATTCAACTTTTACCTCGTCGGAAATCTTTAAAACGATTTTGTTTTTATCGTCATAGATGGCGAATATCGTTCCATACATGCCGCTGTTGGTCACCACTTTATCGCCTTTCTTCAATTCCGACAATAATTTTTCATGTTCTTTCTGCCTTTTGCGCTGGGGTCTGATAAGCAGTAAATACATTATCAGAAACAGCGGGATTAAGATTCCCCAGGTTGTCAACATGCTTCCCCCGCCCTGTCCGGCGTCGGGGTTGGCCATAAACAGCAAATAGAGAGTATTCAAGCTCTCCTCCTTGAATTTTTTATCGGTCAACCTGCTCAAAAACTGAACAGGATTGTTTTCTTAGTTTATGGCCCACAATATACGAAATACGGAAACATCGGCAACCTTTTTTATTATAAGCTTTAAAACAGCCGAATTTCGAGAATGTTCCTCCACAATAGCAATTGACCGGAGAGCCTTTGCTGAAATAATCCAATTCGGTTTTTTATTGGCCTGTTGCTGGTCATAAGGAAATAAAAAGGGCCGGGAAACCGGCCCTTTTTGTAATGCAATGATTAAACCTGCTATTTAATCAACATCATCTTTTTGGTCTCAACGAATTCACTCGCCTTAATCCGGTACAGGTAAATACCGCTGGACTGATTGGAAGCATCCCATCTGACCGTATGCACGCCGGCTTCCAGCGCCTCATCAACCAGAGTAGCCACTCTCTGGCCGAGAACGTTGTAAACCTCAAGATTAACATTACCGGCCGACGGCAAGCTGAATTGGATTGTAGTGGTCGGGTTGAACGGGTTGGGATAGTTCTGTGACAGAGCGAATTCCTCCGGAATCAATGTTCCCGCCTTGGCCGCCGCACCGCTGCCACTTGCACCCATACCGCGGAATTCGATGGCATCGATATAGACATCATCGGTATTACTGCTGGCATCGCACATAAAGCGCAAGCGGGCATTGGTCGGATAGGTATACTGGCTCTTGGGGATAGTAACAGTCACGTGATAGAAAGTGTTGTTTGAGAAATCCGTCCCGCTGGCAAAAGAAGCAACCGTTTGCCAGGTCGAGCCGTTATAATACTGTACCCAGAAGTCCTCATTATATTCCATACCAACGGCGACAAAATAAAAGTCAACTTCCAGATCGGAATAACCGGAAACATTGTAGCCGGTAGTATGGTAGAACGATGAGGCTGTTCCGCTGTTGTCCTGGATATCGGCCGCGCAGGAACCCTGGTAGGCATATGTACCGTAGGTATAGCGCGACATATCGCCGCCACCGTCGGTATAGTTACCCATACCGCTCTCGAAATCATCATAGGTGATAACCACCCAGTCGCCGGTCTCACTGACCACGATATAATCGGTCTTGGTTTCGGTGTCGGAACCAAAGGCATTGGTAGCCGTCAGGGATACCGTGTAAGTGCCGGGATCGGTGTAGGTATGGGATGGATTCTGGGAGGTTGAGGTGCCGCCGTCACCGAAGGCCCAACTCCATGAAGTCGGATTGTTGGTCGAAAGGTCGGTGAAGGTTACCGCCAGAGGTGCCACCCCCAAAGTCGGGTCGGCGGAGAAATCGGCCACCGGCGGAATATCATAGGATACGACACTGATATCATCGAAAGCAAAACCGTCGGAGCTGATCGGATAATTATCATACTGCTGGAACTTGACGACAAAAGCTCCGGTCAGACTCAAACCGGCCGAGGAGGCCAGTTCATCGACACTCAATACTATCTGTTGATAAGTAGTGGAACCGTTGGCCAGGCTGTACACCTTGGTAAAGGTGGACCCGCCGTCATCGGAGAAGAAAACGCCGTCCTGCGTATGAGTTTCATCGCCGAATTCTTTCCACCAGAAGGTCAGATCGACATCGCCCTTGCCGGCCAGATTAAGATGCAGCCAGGCTTCACATTGGCTGTAGCTGCCGGAAGTGCTATTGTCCATGGTCATATGATATGATCCGGTATGCGGGGTGTACGATGTCGTAATCCGGATACGGCCTTGATTGGTAGTGGCTGTTGTCCAGTACTGATCAAAGGCACCGGTTTCAAATCCGGTCGAATAAGGCAGATTGGCATAATCGCCGGTCGGTTCGGTAACGATTATATAGCCGGTTTTGGTTTCGGTATCCGATCCGCAACTGTTGGCAACCGTCAGGGCGACCGTATAAGTCCCCTCGGCCGTGTAAGTGTGAGAAGGATTCTGGGAAGTCGAGGTGCCGCCATCGCCGAAATCCCAGCTCCATGAAGTGGCATTGGTCGATTGGTCGGTGAAGCTGACCGTCAGAGGATAATCACCCGAGGTCGGGCTACCCGTGAAGGCCGCTACCGGCGCGGTGCAGGTGACAGTGATATAGCCGGTCTTGGTTTCGGAATCTGATCCGCAGCTGTTGGTCACGGTCAGGGCAACGGTATAAGTCCCGGCCGCAGTATAAGTGTGCGACGGATTCTGAGAGGTTGAAGTGCCGCCATCACCGAAATTCCAGCTCCACGATGTGGCGTTGGTCGATTGATCGGTAAAGGTTACTGCTAAAGGAAGCTCACCTGAAGTGGGACTGCCCGTGAAAGCGGCCACCGGCGCCGTGCAGGTAACGGTGATATAGCCAGTTTTCGTCTCGCTATCGTTGCCGCAGGTATTGGTAGCTGTTAAAACCACGGTATAAGTCCCGGCCGCGGTATAAGTATGGGATGGATTGGTCGCGGTTGAGGTGCCTCCATCACCGAATGTCCAGCTATATGATGTCGCTCCCGCGGAGCTATTGGTAAAGGTTACTGCCAGGGGGACTTCTCCTGAAGTCGGACTGCCGCTGAATCCGGCCGTAGGAGCAACCAGTACCGTAATATAGCTGGTCTTGGTTTCAGTATCGCTTCCATAAGCGTTGGTGGCCGTTAAAGATACCGTATACGTCCCGGCCGCGGTATAAGTATGAGACGGATTCTGGGCTGTCGAGGTTCCGCCGTCACCAAATGTCCAGCTCCAGCCGGTTGGCGTATTGGTCGATTGATCGGTGAAATTGACCGTCAGATTGGCACATCCCGATGTTGTCGATGCAGTGAAAGCCGCGACCGGAGCAGCGCCGCCGGAAACGGCACTGACCGAGGCATAGGCATCGAGTAAACCGTAACCAAAGTACTGATCCCAGCCGGAAGTGCCGATATCGACGACATTATTCACCAGGTAACTCTTAACCTGAGCCGGGGTCAGAGAAGAACCGCCGCCAGCCTTGGACAGGATCAGGGCCGCTACGCCGGCCACGTGAGGACAAGCCATCGATGTGCCCTGGTAGAAATAATATCCGAAACTGGAATAGTTGGAGCCGTCGTGAGTCTGTTGCAGAACACCATCGACATAACCGTCGCCGTCCTGATCAATGGTAACATCGCCGCCCGGGGCGCAAAGGTCAATATTGGAGCCATAGGATGAATAATAAGCCAGAGTACTGTCGAACCTGACCGCCGAAACGGAAATACAGGTTGAGTAAGAAGCCGGGTACTGCGGAGTACTGCTGGCCGAATTACCCGCCGCACAGACAATGGTCACGCCGGCGTTATAAGCATAGGTGCAGGCATTCTGAAGAGTCGACGTGGTCGATGATCCGCCCAGACTCATATTGATGACATGAGCGCCGTTGTCCGCGGCATAGTAAATACCGTCGGCGATATCGGTCAGATAGCCATTACCATCTGCGTCGAGGACCTTGACGGGCATGATACTGCAATTGAAAGCCACACCGGTGACACCCAGGCTGTTGTTAGTGGTTTGGGCGATGGTTCCGGCCACATGCGTTCCGTGACCGTTGTCATCGTTGGGGTGCGAGTCGCCGTTGGCAAAATCATAACCCTGAACGAAATTGGTCCCGGCCAGATCCGGAGCCTGCGCGAATGACCCGTAGTTCTCATAGGCCACGCCGCAATCAATGACGGCGACAACAACACCCGATCCGGTGCTGAGATCCCAGGCCTGACCCATATTGATCATCGGCATATGCCACTGATAAGAATAATAAGGATCATTCGGGGTCATCAAAGCATGAAAGATATAATTCGGTTCGGCATAAAGAACGTCAGGATCCTTTTGAAGTTCTTCAACCATCTCCTCCACTTTTTTCGACTCCGGCAGCTTGACTCTCATATAACCACCGCGAGGATTGGTGGAAATTTCGGAAGTGCCGTATTTCGAGTGGAAATCGCTCACAGCCTTGGCCTGAACGTCGGATTTGAATTTAACAACGACTTCGCCGGGAGCATATTCGGCGGTATTAAGGCTGTTATCGATTTTTTTGATTTTAAAATCCTGATTGGCAAAAGAAGCACCGGCTAAGATGACTAAAGATAAGAACATGATTAAAATTCTTACCCTCATAATTACCTCCAGGCAATAAAGTTAGTTTTACTGATGGCGGTTAACTATTCTTGAATTTGTAAATAAGCATACCTCCTTTTTGGCTAAGTTGAGAAATAATGTTTATCACAATTTAACCGGTGATGATTAGCAGGCATCATCACAAGTAAAGAAGTCGCTTCCCGGTGTCGGTTATAATCTATAATTATATTTAATTTGAATTATTCTGTCAACCAAAAAGTAATCTATGATACAAAATGAAACATTAAAAATGTTTTCAGCACTAATAATTGGCATGAATTATGTTATAGTTTCATATCCCCCCGCAGTGTCATTTCTTATTTGTCTGATGGATTTTTTGTTATATTCCACCAAATCAATTGAGTCGCCAGAGAGTGAAATTCAATATGGTGGCAAATGATACCCAGGTAAAATAGGGAAGCATGATGATTCCCGCCGGGCGCGATATCCTCCAAAAGTACATTGCAGTCAGAATGATTAGTATCACAAGGAAAATAATATCCAGCAGGGCTATCCCGATAAGATGACGGCCGAAAAATAACCATGACCACACGCCGTTGAAAATTAATTGTGCGAGAAACAGGATCAGAGCGGTTTTTGCTCCGCTAAATCCGGTTTTTCGCCAGACCAGCCAGGCGGCAATGGCCATAGCCGTATAAAGAATGGTCCAGACGGGGGCGAAAAGACTTTTGGGCGGAGTCCAGTCCGGCTTGGCAAGGCCGGCGTACCACTCGCCCGGCATGAATTGCGAACCGAACCAGGCGACGGCAAAACACGAGGCAATCCAGCCGACCAGTCCGATAATCTGATGTACAGCGCGCATAATAAGCTCCGGGTATATTATTTTTTAGAAACTCATAACTCGCAAATTGATTTACCCGCGACAAGATGGTGAACGGTTATTTCTGAGCGAGCTCCAATCCGGATTTGCGGTCCCCAATATCCCGTGCCGCGGCTGATATAAATCAGTGTCCCCTCATGACGGTGCATTCCGGAAATATATGGCTGTGCCAGGGCGGCCAGGAAATGATACGGGAAATACTGCCCTCCGTGGGTATGCCCGGAAATGACATAATCATAGCCGGCCCGCGCCGCCTCGAAAATATTTTTTGGCTGATGGGCCAGGAGAATACGCGGCAGACCCTCGGGTGCTCCCGCCAATGCCCGATGCGGATCGGATTTATGATCCGGCAGGAATTCTCCGCCGCTGTAATCGGTTACCCCGGCCAGAATCAGTTTGTGACCATCTCGTTCCAGTACCCGATGCTCATTGAGAAGTATGTCGAACCCGAGTTTTTTGATTTCCGCAAGCCACGGCAATACCCCGGAATAGTATTCGTGATTACCGGTGATAAAATACCGGCCGTAAGGTGCCTTCAGGTCGGCCAGCGGCGCCACATCACCCCTCAGCCGCGGAACCGAACCATCAACCAGGTCCCCGGTCAGAGCCACCAGATCGGGCTTCAGATCGTTGACCATATCAACCACCATCCGGACAAACGGTTCTTTGATCGTACTGCTGACATGGATATCGGTTATCTGGACAATTCTGAAACCCTCAAAGACCGGAGGCAGATTTCTTATGGGTATGGTCAGATCGACGATTTTCGGGCGGCGGAGAGCCTCGAACAGCCCGTATCCGGTCATAGCCCCGGCCGTGACCGCCAGCCCGAGATTGATCGTGTTAATAAGCAGATGCCGCCGCTCCGGATCGGCCAGTTCTGTTGCAGACGGAGATGATGTTGGATGAATCAGTTGAGCAGTCACCGGGATCAGTTTTTGAAGACCGATTCCAATTAGAAGAACCACATCCCGGACAACCAGGAAAGCGAACAGCAAGGTCAGAAAACCGAAACTCAGATAGCCGGCCCAGGAAAGGATATCGATCAGGCGGCCCTCGACCTCGTTATGTTGAAGAATATTGGGCAGGAAGAAGAGGATCAGGAAAATCAGCAACAGACCCCACAGGAGTAGATTCACCGGAAGACTGAAGGCGGCCGGAATAATCAGCCTCCAGCCGATATATCCATACATCAGCGACAAAATCGCGACCGCTATAAAGAAAAACCACATCATATCAATATCGATATATTACTACGCGCCATCACACGGCGGGTTTAACAATATCCATTATATTCGCCTGTTGCCGGAGTTTTCAATCATAATTATCCAATGTCCGATTTTATACCATTAATAAATATATATTTCTTCCGATAATTCGGGTGAATAAAAGAGGTGATGGCCATGAAAAACAACGGTAAAATGACAAAAATTCTGGTAGTCCATAAAAATCGTCCGGCATTCGGTGATCTGATGACGGCGGTCGGCGGTCTCGGTTTTGCCGTTATCAAGGCCGAATCCTTAAAACAGGTCTTAAGACAGCTTGAGATTCATCCCGAAGTCCGGCTGGTGATTTCGGCCCGGGAATTCGTCAATGGTTCCGGTCCGGACCTGGTGATGATTCTTCGCTCCAACCGGCGTTTCCGCAATATGCCCATCCTGCTGGCCTGTAGCGACTGGACTCAACAGGATGTAATTCATTGCGCCGGGTTGAACCTTGTCCAGTTGATAAATCTGCCCTGCCCCGAAGAGCTGTTGAAGGCAAAAATCGAGCAGTTGATGACGGCCGGTCGGCCGCGGGTCCTGGTGGTGGATGATGAGGAGATTATTGCCCAGTCTCTGAAGGATTTCCTGGAAATGCGCGACTATGATGTTCTTACCGCCGACAGCGGCTACAAGGCACTGGACCTTCTGAATAACAGCAAGGCCGATATTATTATTACCGATGTCAGGATGCCGGGGATGACCGGTGAGGACCTTCTGACAGCGGTGAAAAACCGGTTTCCCCATATCCCCGTCCTGCTGATGACCGGATACAGCAACATGAATGCGCAGGAGGCGCAGAAATCCGGGGCCGCCGCCTTTATCTCCAAACCGTTTCGGTACGAGGAATTATCCCGCCTGATCGACAGCACCTTGGACAAATATAAAGCCACCAATAACACCCCCGGCCCAACTCCCTGAGAATATCAGATACAGGGTCATTATCCGCCAGAATTCGTTTTTGCGGCATTGCATTACAGCAAAATGGGTTCGTTTCATCAGTAAAAAGTTTTTC is a genomic window containing:
- a CDS encoding Rne/Rng family ribonuclease, with product MKKEILINCSEYETRIAIMEDGKLVELYVERPQSERLVGNIYKGKIKTVLPGMQAAFIDIGFDKAAFLHGSDIGAVSSDSHRFDSEYVDEEPPAEIVRKSRRAGIETVLKEGQDILVHVIKEPISTKGPRVTTEISIPGRYLVLVPDDDHVRVSKKISSWAEKRRLKKAVYPLRPEGFGLIIRTEAEGKEEKDFKSDIKRLQKLWVRLKKRWETLSSPSLIHKEEEITTSIIRDIFTADVERLLVDNRTEYRTIMAYVRHVMPHLKNRVEYYKGETQLFDLYKLELEIEKMADRKVWIKKGSYLIIDQTEAMVTIDVNTGRFVGRGDQESTILRTNLEAAKEIARQIRLRDIGGLIVCDFIDMRSRENQRRLNDEFKNQFKSDRAKRSILPVNEFGLIEMTRERIRPSLMTLFSEPCPHCKGFGRILSRETVATKIERWFNRARIDKKVRKFDLVVNPMLAESLSTMGGNRINKIMKMHRFKINVVRDTTIPVQEFRVYDSADHAELSETYQG
- a CDS encoding methionyl-tRNA formyltransferase, whose protein sequence is MKLVFMGTPEFARRSLVYLHENSRHQILAVVTGPDKPAGRGRKLSPTAVKQTALELGLPVFTPLSLKDDSIIDEIGKIPADIYVVVAFRILPEKLYTIPPKGSINLHGSLLPKYRGAAPINWAIINGESETGLTTFMLRKKIDTGNIIFREKIDIGPEETFSELYDRMADRGGPVIEKTLDLIESGNFTLIEQDNRLATPAPKISAFDCLIDWGFPARNVVNFIRGMSAIPGAYTYFRGRKLKILRARESDHKLDTHSRPGKIIRDKNRLLVASAGSVVEITELVPEGKSKIDGNQFLRGYQPAENEILSARPEKDSQAQ
- the def gene encoding peptide deformylase; amino-acid sequence: MAVRPIVVYGNPVLETEAREIREISPEVKNLVSDMIDSLKNQHGLGLAAPQVGVSLRIFIVDLSAIDITETVKVFINPEIIETSGEVVMEEGCLSFPGIFQRISRPEYVKVRATDLDGKVFTLEASGMLARAIQHENDHLNGVLFVEYFSTLARTLVQGKLKKLKKMAAAS
- the yajC gene encoding preprotein translocase subunit YajC, giving the protein MANPDAGQGGGSMLTTWGILIPLFLIMYLLLIRPQRKRQKEHEKLLSELKKGDKVVTNSGMYGTIFAIYDDKNKIVLKISDEVKVEFLKSAIAGRVNQD
- a CDS encoding T9SS type A sorting domain-containing protein; translated protein: MGNYTDGGGDMSRYTYGTYAYQGSCAADIQDNSGTASSFYHTTGYNVSGYSDLEVDFYFVAVGMEYNEDFWVQYYNGSTWQTVASFASGTDFSNNTFYHVTVTIPKSQYTYPTNARLRFMCDASSNTDDVYIDAIEFRGMGASGSGAAAKAGTLIPEEFALSQNYPNPFNPTTTIQFSLPSAGNVNLEVYNVLGQRVATLVDEALEAGVHTVRWDASNQSSGIYLYRIKASEFVETKKMMLIK
- a CDS encoding tryptophan-rich sensory protein — its product is MRAVHQIIGLVGWIASCFAVAWFGSQFMPGEWYAGLAKPDWTPPKSLFAPVWTILYTAMAIAAWLVWRKTGFSGAKTALILFLAQLIFNGVWSWLFFGRHLIGIALLDIIFLVILIILTAMYFWRISRPAGIIMLPYFTWVSFATILNFTLWRLN
- a CDS encoding metallophosphoesterase encodes the protein MMWFFFIAVAILSLMYGYIGWRLIIPAAFSLPVNLLLWGLLLIFLILFFLPNILQHNEVEGRLIDILSWAGYLSFGFLTLLFAFLVVRDVVLLIGIGLQKLIPVTAQLIHPTSSPSATELADPERRHLLINTINLGLAVTAGAMTGYGLFEALRRPKIVDLTIPIRNLPPVFEGFRIVQITDIHVSSTIKEPFVRMVVDMVNDLKPDLVALTGDLVDGSVPRLRGDVAPLADLKAPYGRYFITGNHEYYSGVLPWLAEIKKLGFDILLNEHRVLERDGHKLILAGVTDYSGGEFLPDHKSDPHRALAGAPEGLPRILLAHQPKNIFEAARAGYDYVISGHTHGGQYFPYHFLAALAQPYISGMHRHEGTLIYISRGTGYWGPQIRIGARSEITVHHLVAGKSICEL
- a CDS encoding response regulator — translated: MKNNGKMTKILVVHKNRPAFGDLMTAVGGLGFAVIKAESLKQVLRQLEIHPEVRLVISAREFVNGSGPDLVMILRSNRRFRNMPILLACSDWTQQDVIHCAGLNLVQLINLPCPEELLKAKIEQLMTAGRPRVLVVDDEEIIAQSLKDFLEMRDYDVLTADSGYKALDLLNNSKADIIITDVRMPGMTGEDLLTAVKNRFPHIPVLLMTGYSNMNAQEAQKSGAAAFISKPFRYEELSRLIDSTLDKYKATNNTPGPTP